The following coding sequences lie in one Halomonas sp. 'Soap Lake #6' genomic window:
- a CDS encoding ABC transporter substrate-binding protein: MRYTSLRNGLVGIVVSGLLAGAAQARTLDTAYGEIDVSDAPERVVTLYEGALDAALAAGVIPVGAVTTRGGDNVAEYIEAYLNDERPAIVGVVREINIEAVLSQQPDLILAAAQLPEEQYQLLSRIAPTVVPHTQRLAADNWKAEARLYGQALNREEAIEEAIAAVDQRTTELANAISEANAGGSAFLARWMPSGPMVISKELIATGLMAKVGLDVQDAGLIKEDSPHSDVLSLENLSQVDGDWLFLATLNADGQAALDAAKQSAAFTRLNVVQSERVVPVNGQLWSSANGPLAAQAILDDIENALLP; the protein is encoded by the coding sequence ATGCGTTATACGTCACTTCGCAATGGGTTGGTGGGGATCGTGGTAAGCGGTTTACTAGCTGGCGCGGCTCAAGCACGCACCCTGGATACCGCCTATGGTGAAATTGACGTAAGTGACGCCCCCGAGCGTGTCGTGACGCTGTATGAAGGTGCGTTGGATGCTGCCTTAGCGGCTGGCGTTATCCCGGTGGGCGCTGTCACCACCCGCGGTGGAGATAACGTCGCTGAATATATAGAGGCTTATCTGAATGATGAGCGTCCAGCAATTGTTGGCGTTGTGCGTGAAATCAATATCGAAGCTGTACTCTCCCAGCAGCCAGACTTAATTTTGGCTGCCGCCCAGCTTCCTGAAGAGCAGTATCAGTTGCTTTCCCGTATTGCACCCACTGTGGTGCCCCATACACAGCGGCTGGCAGCGGATAACTGGAAAGCCGAAGCGCGCCTGTACGGTCAAGCACTTAACCGTGAAGAGGCCATTGAAGAGGCCATCGCTGCGGTAGACCAGCGTACCACTGAGCTTGCCAATGCTATCTCCGAAGCAAATGCGGGGGGAAGTGCCTTCTTAGCACGTTGGATGCCTTCTGGTCCTATGGTGATATCAAAAGAACTAATCGCGACCGGCTTGATGGCCAAAGTGGGACTTGATGTGCAAGATGCGGGTTTGATAAAAGAAGACAGTCCTCACAGTGACGTGCTTAGTTTGGAAAATCTTTCTCAGGTAGACGGTGACTGGTTGTTCCTGGCGACCCTAAATGCTGACGGTCAGGCGGCACTGGATGCCGCTAAGCAAAGCGCCGCTTTTACCCGACTTAATGTGGTGCAAAGCGAGCGGGTAGTGCCGGTGAATGGCCAACTGTGGAGCAGCGCCAACGGTCCGCTTGCTGCCCAAGCCATTTTGGATGACATCGAGAACGCATTGTTGCCGTGA
- a CDS encoding TonB-dependent receptor domain-containing protein: MPRFTRTALASAIALGVAATTVNAQEATQQNSTTLNNMVVTAAGYEQTLNNAPASISVVTREELEQKQFSNIAEAIANVPGVDVRSGTGKTGGLNISIRGMPSAYTLILIDGRRQNTSGSVTPNGFGETSTGFMPPLSAIERIEVIRGPMSTLYGSDAMGGVINIITRRVGEDWVGSVSVENKFQQDRDAGNSSTINLYTSGPLVEDRVGLQLRGRLFDRDGSERMIENGSGRDPRPSDGRIYSIGGRLNVTPDDTNEFWLDAERSRQVYNNDDCRLGSLDGRTRDCSEESPGSAWGYEDELRFNRDQIAVGHTGRYAAGTWESSVTRNTTETLGRTLPAGSAPEYGYDALGGEARLLENRDIVVDSKFVAPLGDHMVTVGGQYIDAKLEDGAAGNQAFEQTSWAVFAEDEWLLRDDLAFTFGGRYEHHDAFGGHFSPRGYLVWNTTPNWTLKGGVSRGYKTPSLNDLHDGVTGFTSQGRTVTIGSPNLEPEKSTNYEIGAIYDNQDGFAAGATVFYNSFTDRIASGTAIPNCQFIDSNGNTPNAGLGNCINIGNFTAQENFGQQINIDKAETRGVELNASYQIAPAWHISGGYTFTDSEVTTGVNEGQLLTNTPKHKLTADLTWAVTDRWSTTLEGEYYSSRERITGTPSGESASLVNQLGNKLDGYALFSLRNSYRFSDNVRLTGTIYNLFDKDFTGSDTFEHNGETLRAYNFTQTGRSTEGVALDGRSFWISATYDF; the protein is encoded by the coding sequence ATGCCACGCTTTACTCGCACCGCCTTAGCCAGCGCTATTGCTCTTGGCGTTGCCGCCACCACGGTCAATGCCCAAGAAGCGACGCAACAGAACAGCACTACGCTCAACAACATGGTTGTTACCGCTGCTGGCTATGAGCAAACGCTGAACAATGCTCCAGCCAGCATCTCAGTGGTGACGCGTGAAGAGCTTGAGCAGAAGCAGTTTTCTAACATTGCCGAGGCCATTGCCAATGTTCCAGGTGTTGATGTACGCTCTGGTACCGGCAAAACCGGTGGCCTGAACATATCAATTCGCGGCATGCCAAGCGCCTATACACTTATTTTGATCGACGGTCGTCGTCAGAATACCTCTGGTAGCGTGACTCCCAATGGTTTTGGCGAAACCTCTACCGGCTTTATGCCACCGCTTTCCGCCATTGAGCGGATTGAGGTTATTCGTGGGCCGATGTCGACACTTTACGGCTCTGACGCTATGGGTGGTGTTATTAACATCATTACTCGTCGCGTGGGTGAAGACTGGGTAGGCTCTGTTTCTGTTGAAAACAAATTCCAGCAAGATCGCGACGCGGGTAACAGCTCGACGATCAACTTATACACTTCCGGACCTTTAGTAGAAGACAGGGTTGGCCTACAGCTACGCGGCCGCCTGTTTGACCGCGACGGCTCTGAGCGCATGATTGAGAATGGCTCTGGCCGCGACCCCCGCCCTTCTGATGGGCGTATTTACTCTATCGGCGGACGCTTAAACGTAACGCCGGACGACACCAATGAATTCTGGCTGGATGCTGAACGCTCGCGCCAAGTCTATAACAATGATGACTGCCGCCTGGGTAGTTTGGATGGACGGACACGAGACTGCTCAGAAGAATCACCAGGCAGTGCTTGGGGCTATGAAGATGAGCTCCGCTTTAACCGCGACCAGATCGCTGTAGGACACACTGGCCGCTATGCCGCTGGCACCTGGGAAAGCAGCGTTACCCGCAATACTACCGAAACTCTGGGCCGTACCCTACCAGCGGGAAGCGCTCCTGAGTACGGCTATGATGCACTGGGTGGCGAAGCGCGACTGCTTGAGAACCGCGACATCGTCGTTGATAGCAAATTTGTTGCTCCCCTGGGTGATCACATGGTCACCGTTGGCGGCCAATACATTGATGCCAAATTAGAAGATGGTGCAGCTGGTAACCAGGCTTTTGAACAGACCAGCTGGGCTGTGTTTGCAGAAGATGAATGGTTGCTGCGCGATGACTTAGCGTTCACCTTTGGCGGACGCTATGAGCATCATGACGCTTTTGGTGGCCATTTCAGCCCGCGCGGCTATTTAGTCTGGAACACTACCCCCAACTGGACGTTGAAAGGTGGCGTGAGCCGTGGCTATAAGACACCTTCGCTTAATGACCTGCATGACGGCGTAACCGGATTCACTTCACAAGGTCGTACAGTCACCATTGGCTCGCCGAATCTTGAACCGGAAAAGAGCACCAACTATGAAATCGGTGCTATTTACGATAATCAAGACGGTTTTGCTGCGGGTGCCACCGTGTTCTACAACAGCTTTACTGATCGTATTGCCAGCGGCACTGCTATACCCAACTGTCAATTTATCGACAGCAACGGTAATACGCCCAATGCTGGGCTTGGCAACTGCATCAACATCGGCAACTTTACTGCTCAGGAAAACTTCGGCCAACAAATCAATATTGATAAAGCCGAAACCCGTGGCGTAGAGCTAAACGCTAGCTATCAAATCGCGCCAGCGTGGCATATCAGCGGCGGTTACACGTTCACCGACTCCGAAGTTACTACCGGTGTAAATGAAGGCCAATTGCTGACTAACACCCCGAAACATAAGCTAACTGCTGACCTCACTTGGGCAGTCACCGACCGCTGGAGCACCACCCTGGAAGGTGAATACTACTCCTCCCGTGAGCGTATCACTGGTACCCCCAGTGGTGAGTCCGCTTCTTTGGTTAATCAGCTCGGTAACAAACTAGATGGTTACGCGCTGTTTAGCCTACGCAACTCTTACCGCTTCAGTGACAACGTGCGCTTGACGGGTACTATCTACAACCTGTTTGATAAAGACTTCACTGGCTCAGATACCTTTGAGCATAATGGTGAAACCTTGCGCGCTTATAACTTCACTCAAACTGGCCGTTCTACTGAAGGCGTTGCACTCGACGGCCGCAGTTTCTGGATCTCTGCTACCTACGATTTCTAG
- a CDS encoding ligand-gated channel protein translates to MSLCFRRKLLASVVSTLASGGVWAQESPRLDDMVVTASGFEQQITNAPASISVATREQLEKGYYRDVTDALRDMPGVIVTGGGGGDNGYDISLRGMPAQYTLILVDGRPRSSRDSRPNGSAGFEQDWLPPLQAIDRIEVVRGPMATLYGSDAIGGVINIITRRVADEWSGNLQLDTVIQERSSSGDSRDANFYLSGPLVSDQLGLQLYGRTSQRDEDDIVSGYNDKSLQSLTGRLTWAPSQQHDISLEAGYTDQERSSTPGRSVEVTDAESNSKHNSRHLALTHSGRFDIGTTETFVQRESTKNVARDITITNTIAKTSLVMPLGMHMVTIGASYEDESLEDTTTNSISADVTNLDNSSWAVFLEDEWYLTDTWSLTGGVRVDESDDYGSHVSPRLYSVWNLSPTWTIKGGVSTGYRAPTLRETSPDWGAVSRGGNIYGNPGLKPETSLNKELGILYDSGQGVSGSFTVFHNDFEDKITRVSCPIDICSAGPNQFGSDPTTYRNVDEAVTQGVEMSLAAELMDNVSLRSSYTYTDSEQKSGEYAGQPLTKLPRHQLSTTLDWQVTPELTQWTRVSYRGKESQPTGGRSSSNIVAPSYTFVDAGIGYRVTPSATVNVGIYNLFDEEITYDEYGYVEDGRRVWLGLNVSF, encoded by the coding sequence ATGTCTTTATGTTTTCGTCGCAAGCTGCTGGCAAGCGTCGTTTCTACGCTGGCCAGTGGTGGGGTGTGGGCGCAAGAATCGCCTCGTTTAGACGATATGGTGGTTACTGCCTCAGGCTTTGAACAGCAAATTACTAATGCGCCCGCCTCTATTAGTGTTGCCACGCGTGAGCAGCTCGAAAAAGGTTATTACCGTGACGTTACCGATGCACTGCGCGATATGCCGGGCGTTATCGTGACTGGTGGTGGAGGCGGCGATAATGGGTATGATATCTCGCTACGTGGCATGCCAGCACAGTACACGTTGATTCTTGTGGATGGCCGTCCCCGTAGCTCTAGGGATTCTCGCCCTAATGGCAGTGCCGGGTTCGAGCAAGATTGGTTGCCACCGCTTCAAGCTATTGACCGTATCGAAGTTGTACGTGGCCCAATGGCAACGCTATATGGCTCCGATGCCATTGGCGGCGTTATTAACATCATTACGCGGCGAGTTGCTGATGAGTGGAGCGGGAATTTACAGCTGGATACTGTGATCCAGGAAAGAAGCAGTTCCGGCGATAGCCGAGATGCCAACTTCTATCTTAGTGGTCCACTGGTAAGTGACCAACTGGGGCTGCAGCTTTACGGTCGTACCTCTCAACGTGACGAAGATGATATTGTCAGTGGTTATAATGATAAGTCATTACAAAGCTTAACCGGTCGCTTAACTTGGGCGCCAAGTCAGCAGCATGATATCTCCCTAGAAGCGGGATATACCGATCAAGAGCGCAGCTCTACACCGGGACGATCAGTAGAAGTCACCGATGCTGAAAGTAACAGTAAGCACAATAGTCGTCATCTGGCGCTAACACATAGCGGTAGGTTTGATATTGGTACGACCGAAACTTTTGTACAGCGTGAAAGTACTAAAAACGTGGCCCGGGATATTACAATCACCAATACCATCGCTAAAACCAGCCTGGTAATGCCGCTGGGTATGCACATGGTAACAATAGGTGCCAGCTACGAAGATGAGTCATTGGAAGATACGACAACTAATAGCATCTCTGCTGATGTCACTAATCTCGACAATTCCAGTTGGGCAGTTTTCTTAGAAGACGAGTGGTACCTAACCGATACTTGGTCTCTTACTGGTGGTGTGCGGGTTGATGAGTCTGATGATTACGGCAGCCATGTTAGTCCTCGCTTGTATAGCGTGTGGAATCTCTCGCCTACTTGGACCATAAAGGGAGGTGTTTCAACAGGCTATCGTGCTCCAACACTGCGCGAAACGTCCCCTGACTGGGGAGCTGTTAGTCGAGGTGGTAATATTTACGGAAATCCAGGCCTTAAACCGGAAACCTCGCTGAACAAAGAGCTCGGTATTCTATATGACAGCGGTCAGGGAGTTAGTGGTAGTTTTACTGTCTTCCATAATGATTTTGAAGACAAGATTACGCGTGTTTCCTGCCCCATCGACATCTGTAGTGCTGGGCCTAACCAGTTTGGGAGCGATCCGACCACTTATCGCAATGTGGACGAAGCGGTTACTCAAGGTGTAGAAATGAGCTTGGCCGCGGAGTTAATGGATAATGTTTCTTTGAGAAGTAGTTATACATACACGGATTCCGAGCAGAAAAGCGGTGAATACGCAGGGCAGCCCCTCACCAAGTTGCCTCGTCATCAGCTATCTACCACGTTGGATTGGCAAGTGACACCTGAGCTTACTCAGTGGACAAGAGTTTCATATCGTGGCAAAGAGAGCCAGCCCACCGGGGGACGTTCCTCAAGCAATATTGTGGCACCATCCTATACGTTCGTGGATGCGGGGATTGGCTATCGTGTGACACCTAGCGCTACTGTTAATGTCGGTATTTATAATCTGTTTGATGAAGAGATCACTTACGATGAGTATGGCTATGTAGAAGATGGTCGGCGTGTCTGGCTGGGCTTAAACGTTTCCTTCTAA
- a CDS encoding LysR family transcriptional regulator, whose protein sequence is MYDFDELAAFADVMETGSLTRSAQKLGLAKSTLSRRISQLEARLNQPLLRRQANRLIPTEAGQLFHTYCNELLAMAAHSREALSELSEEISGKITLEVHGALARWIANVVDAFLKRHPKLELTLHTREAPPTKMHSNSVHIWLGATNECGLNQERLGSLSHGLYASPTYLANTGYPEHPRQLESHDWVDLMDSASNGLLLRHSNYDTHMFNPPRSRLKVDLIELHLNAIACGQGIGLLPHWLVERREQYHPGELTNCLPGWEPTPLPITMLYAYGHHSRRVNALLDFIRKQAPAVWQTNQALVNAD, encoded by the coding sequence ATGTATGACTTTGATGAACTTGCTGCCTTTGCAGATGTTATGGAAACTGGCAGCCTAACGCGCAGTGCACAGAAATTAGGGCTGGCTAAATCGACTCTCAGTCGCCGTATTAGTCAGTTAGAAGCAAGGCTGAACCAGCCGTTACTAAGGCGCCAAGCAAACCGCTTAATTCCTACCGAAGCGGGGCAGTTATTTCACACCTACTGTAATGAGCTGTTAGCAATGGCGGCGCACAGCCGCGAGGCATTGTCTGAACTCAGCGAGGAGATCAGTGGCAAAATTACCCTCGAAGTACACGGGGCGCTTGCGCGATGGATCGCCAACGTGGTTGATGCATTTTTAAAACGTCACCCCAAGCTAGAGCTAACACTACATACCCGTGAAGCACCGCCTACTAAAATGCACAGTAACAGTGTGCATATATGGCTGGGTGCCACCAATGAATGCGGGCTGAATCAGGAACGGCTAGGAAGCTTATCCCATGGCCTTTACGCCAGCCCTACCTACCTTGCTAACACGGGCTATCCTGAGCATCCAAGGCAGCTGGAGTCCCATGACTGGGTTGATTTAATGGATAGCGCCTCCAATGGTTTACTGCTACGCCACAGTAATTACGATACGCATATGTTTAACCCCCCTCGCTCGCGGCTGAAGGTCGACTTAATCGAGCTACACTTAAATGCAATTGCCTGTGGTCAAGGGATTGGGCTTTTACCCCATTGGCTGGTTGAACGGCGCGAGCAGTACCACCCCGGCGAACTCACAAACTGCTTGCCCGGCTGGGAACCTACCCCCTTGCCGATAACGATGCTTTACGCTTATGGCCACCACTCACGTCGCGTCAACGCGCTTTTGGATTTTATACGTAAGCAAGCCCCCGCCGTTTGGCAAACCAATCAAGCATTGGTTAATGCCGATTGA
- a CDS encoding AEC family transporter codes for MLAELFAVMAPVLAGAGLGFWWIRLGHPYPVDFITRLVFNIGTPALVLASLAGAEIDASTFGRTMLATSLVILTMGAATFVVAKLLRRDWRVLLAPMMYPNTGNMGLPVVLYAFGSAGFAYGITVMVTVSLFQFTLGAVLNSDGNPIKSLLKTPTVYAILISMALLLTDTSLPPWLANTVDLMSGFTVPLMLITLGVSLASIQVKSLRSGIGFSLVRVPLAAAAAWLIAGWVGLPPLAQSILVLQMCMPVAVFNYLFAQRAQREPEYVASLVFCSTLLALLYLPVLLALLM; via the coding sequence ATGCTCGCCGAACTGTTTGCCGTAATGGCCCCTGTTCTTGCCGGCGCGGGGCTAGGTTTTTGGTGGATCCGTCTGGGGCACCCCTACCCTGTCGACTTCATTACCCGCTTAGTATTTAACATTGGTACGCCCGCGCTAGTACTTGCATCTCTTGCAGGTGCCGAGATTGATGCCAGTACCTTTGGCCGTACGATGCTAGCCACCTCTCTGGTAATACTCACCATGGGGGCAGCCACTTTTGTCGTCGCCAAGCTGCTGCGTCGTGACTGGCGGGTCCTACTCGCCCCAATGATGTATCCCAATACCGGCAACATGGGGCTACCTGTCGTACTTTATGCTTTCGGGAGCGCAGGGTTTGCGTACGGCATTACTGTTATGGTGACGGTATCACTATTTCAGTTCACGCTGGGTGCCGTGCTGAATAGCGATGGCAATCCCATTAAATCGTTACTAAAAACACCTACGGTTTATGCCATCCTCATCTCTATGGCACTGCTGCTTACTGACACATCCCTACCTCCATGGTTAGCCAATACCGTGGACCTGATGTCAGGCTTTACGGTTCCTCTTATGCTAATCACCCTGGGTGTTTCCTTAGCCAGCATTCAGGTAAAAAGCTTACGCTCTGGAATAGGCTTTAGCTTGGTACGAGTCCCTCTTGCCGCTGCAGCAGCGTGGCTAATCGCCGGTTGGGTGGGGCTCCCCCCTCTGGCACAAAGCATTTTAGTGTTGCAAATGTGCATGCCTGTGGCGGTATTTAATTACTTATTCGCGCAACGTGCACAGCGTGAACCAGAGTATGTCGCCAGCCTCGTTTTCTGCTCCACACTGCTCGCTCTGCTCTATCTCCCGGTGCTGTTAGCCCTTCTCATGTAG
- a CDS encoding PQQ-dependent sugar dehydrogenase yields the protein MYASKKTCPQTYCYKQALSGLLLIGAMGTVHADATPQIIETEHLTLSIESVATGFQNPWAVAFLPDGRYLVSERRGNLNLVEPESGQSKALDGLPSVNHHGQGGLLDVVLHPSFGDGDNDWVYFTWSKPEGSNSRSALSRAKWQGDTLGEIEHLFEQDRASSPGRHYGSRLAWLDDGTLLMSIGDRGVDPSRAQTSDDHAGSTLRLTATGGVPDDNPFVDDDNTLDEIYTLGNRNIQGMTVLSNGQAWASEHGPRTGDELNHLEPSNNYGWPEVSQGNDYATNQPIGVESLPGMADPVYLFEGRFAPSGLAEVTSDAFSGWHGNLLAGGLASETLLRVVLDNDQVVDEEVILKGQLGRIRDVRQGPDDAIYVLTDSTQGGLYRLKVAH from the coding sequence ATGTACGCCTCAAAGAAAACATGTCCTCAAACTTACTGTTATAAACAGGCTTTGAGCGGACTGTTATTAATAGGCGCCATGGGCACGGTACATGCAGATGCCACTCCGCAAATAATCGAGACTGAGCACCTGACACTCTCTATAGAGAGTGTCGCGACAGGCTTTCAAAACCCATGGGCAGTCGCCTTCCTGCCTGATGGCCGCTACTTGGTTAGTGAGCGTAGGGGCAATCTCAACCTTGTAGAGCCTGAGAGCGGCCAGTCAAAGGCGCTTGATGGACTTCCCTCCGTTAACCATCACGGTCAGGGTGGATTGCTTGACGTTGTTCTTCATCCCTCGTTTGGCGATGGAGACAATGACTGGGTTTACTTTACCTGGAGCAAGCCCGAAGGCAGCAACAGCCGCTCAGCGTTATCGCGAGCAAAGTGGCAAGGCGATACCTTGGGAGAGATAGAGCACCTTTTTGAGCAAGACCGCGCCTCTTCCCCAGGCCGGCACTATGGTTCACGCCTAGCGTGGTTAGACGACGGTACTCTACTGATGAGCATTGGCGATCGCGGGGTTGATCCATCACGCGCTCAGACCAGTGATGACCATGCCGGCTCTACGCTGCGTCTCACTGCAACAGGTGGTGTACCCGACGATAACCCTTTTGTCGATGACGACAACACTCTGGATGAGATTTACACTCTTGGTAATCGCAATATCCAAGGCATGACGGTATTGAGCAATGGGCAAGCCTGGGCCTCCGAACACGGCCCCCGCACCGGTGATGAACTCAACCATTTAGAGCCAAGCAATAACTATGGTTGGCCAGAGGTTAGTCAAGGCAATGACTACGCCACAAACCAACCTATAGGAGTGGAGTCTCTACCCGGCATGGCCGATCCGGTTTATCTATTTGAAGGCCGCTTTGCTCCCTCCGGTTTAGCAGAGGTGACTAGTGATGCCTTCTCTGGCTGGCACGGCAATTTATTAGCGGGTGGATTAGCCAGCGAAACACTGCTACGGGTAGTGCTAGACAATGACCAAGTGGTTGATGAAGAGGTTATCTTAAAGGGCCAGCTAGGCAGAATCCGCGATGTACGCCAAGGACCAGATGATGCCATTTACGTGCTAACCGATAGCACTCAAGGTGGCCTCTACCGCCTAAAAGTGGCTCACTGA
- a CDS encoding sensor histidine kinase, producing the protein MRLRNLIILTVIVPLFVVLVVFSLVAIKSLEDNVRSKLQTEVEIITRALSSSLSYAVTRDSATPLEEALQSAFSFHRIYGAYVFDTQGREVYGLGLGKNLFTQEEIKQVIERDDLYSNYRQHEGWTYYSALIPLRTQDGMVQGVLQVNRLNTGIENYTGFISIVAVLVFVIGAAGIVFSIWWGFRRYIEQPLNRLLRVMLLVEDGDRSQRATEDGPTEYRRLASGLNGMLDAMAEKDRDIDARQRREIELEKRLRKSKKLAELGVLAAGVAHEIGAPLTVINGQAQRLARREVIGDDERAKLGRIRGEVERIVEIVRQLMELGRQHNVEKDNQPLDQLVISASELVEEELEPRNIHLDIDLPTPTPHLLVNGQQIVQVLTNLLRNAAQAPNVSLIRVRAQRHDDELTLWVEDNGPGIPTSHHHQVFDPFFTTKPVGQGSGLGLSMVHRIINDHGGTIGVFNSGLGGAGFEITLPLTLSETVSA; encoded by the coding sequence ATGCGACTACGTAATTTAATTATCTTAACGGTGATTGTGCCGCTCTTTGTCGTACTGGTGGTGTTTAGCCTCGTTGCCATTAAGTCATTGGAAGATAACGTTCGCTCCAAGCTACAGACAGAAGTCGAAATCATCACTCGAGCACTAAGCAGCTCGTTGAGTTACGCGGTGACACGCGATAGTGCAACGCCTTTGGAAGAAGCGCTGCAGTCAGCTTTCTCATTCCACCGAATATACGGGGCCTATGTGTTTGATACCCAGGGTCGAGAAGTATATGGCCTTGGCTTAGGCAAAAACCTGTTTACTCAGGAAGAGATCAAGCAAGTCATAGAACGGGATGATCTCTACAGCAATTATCGCCAACATGAAGGTTGGACTTACTACTCAGCTTTGATACCGCTACGCACGCAAGATGGCATGGTTCAAGGAGTATTACAGGTAAATCGGCTCAATACCGGGATCGAGAATTACACTGGGTTTATCAGCATTGTCGCAGTACTGGTCTTTGTAATCGGCGCAGCAGGTATCGTGTTTAGCATCTGGTGGGGGTTTCGTCGCTATATTGAGCAGCCATTGAATCGCCTGCTACGCGTTATGCTACTTGTTGAAGATGGTGACCGTAGCCAGCGAGCGACGGAGGATGGCCCCACCGAGTATCGTCGTTTAGCATCAGGACTTAACGGTATGCTGGATGCAATGGCAGAAAAAGACCGCGATATTGATGCCCGCCAACGCCGCGAGATTGAGCTGGAGAAGCGGCTGCGTAAATCCAAAAAACTGGCTGAACTCGGGGTGCTTGCAGCGGGCGTTGCCCACGAAATCGGCGCACCGCTTACCGTCATTAACGGCCAGGCCCAACGCCTGGCACGCCGAGAGGTTATTGGTGATGACGAGCGTGCGAAACTTGGCCGAATACGTGGCGAAGTAGAACGTATCGTTGAAATTGTCCGCCAACTAATGGAATTAGGCCGGCAACATAATGTAGAGAAAGACAATCAACCCCTCGACCAGCTTGTCATTAGCGCCAGCGAACTGGTGGAAGAGGAGCTGGAACCACGAAATATTCACTTGGATATTGATCTTCCGACACCGACACCCCATTTACTGGTGAACGGACAACAAATTGTGCAAGTACTGACCAATTTATTACGCAATGCCGCACAGGCACCTAACGTTAGCCTCATACGCGTACGTGCACAGCGGCACGACGACGAGCTAACACTATGGGTGGAAGATAACGGGCCTGGCATTCCAACATCACATCACCATCAAGTGTTTGACCCTTTCTTCACGACAAAGCCTGTAGGGCAAGGCAGTGGGCTTGGGCTATCTATGGTGCACCGTATTATTAACGACCACGGCGGGACAATTGGCGTATTTAACAGTGGCCTTGGCGGCGCTGGATTTGAAATTACGCTACCCCTTACCCTTAGTGAAACCGTATCCGCTTGA